CTCCTGCGCGTGGGCATTGGCAGTCCCTTGGTAAACCCTCTAACCCACGGAAACAGGAGGGCATTCAGCCTGGTCGGACTGGCGAGCTTTGGCAGGTTAGAGCCTTTCGCTTCAAATGTCTACACCAATGTTCTCGAATACTTGGACTGGATCGGGGAAATGGTTAAGGCGTAGAGAATTCTTTGAAAAGTTTTAAGTTCTGCGATATGAAAAccatttgatttaataaagttaatagtaataataatatcaaaaATTTCATATACTGTAAGCCCACTTAACGAGAAGTTTAAATGCTTGCAAAATTACTTATATATTCAGAAATACTATTTTAGTAATAGTTGTTATTAAATGTATtgtaatttcttttaaaattccatttcaacaaaaacttaacaaacaataatttaaatttgaaattttttgcaaaattatttatattaaaatttgctGTTTTAGTATTTTCCAGCATTTGCGGTCGGTCACACTGAAATTCAAGCAAGAAGCAGCACGCGCCGCAGAAATTTGCCAATAATTTTCGTCCTCGCAAGCGTCGCAAGAGGAGGCGTCGTGTGATGGAAATGGCAACGGGAGCAGTATCTGGAGCAGCCGCAGCGGGTGCTGGAGCGTCGGTGGAGCAGCTGGTAGCCCAGACACTGCAGGCGGCCACAAATCCGAGCCATGAGATTGTCCAGAAGGCGGAGGCGCAGCTGCGCGAGTGGGAGCAGCAGCCGGGCTTCTTTCCCACGATTGCCCGTCTGAGCATGCGACGAGGTGGCGGCGGCGACGTGGTGTCCAGTACGGAGGACTCCGAGGTGAAGGTGCGCTGGATGGCGGCTGTCTACCTAAAGAATGGCGTGGAGCGCTATTGGCGGCCCAATTCGCGGCAGGAACTGCCCGCGGAGCAAAAGCAGCAGATCCGGGAAGTACTTCTGCGTCACTACGACGCAGAGGAAGTGCCCCAGGTAGCCCTGCAGGTAGCCGTGCTCCTGGGTCGCCTGGCACGCACGGATTACCCGCGATTTTGGCCGGATCTGCTGCCGACACTCATGAAGCAGCTGCAGTCCTGCGGTACGGATGGGGATTCGGCCCTGCAGCAGCGAATTCTTATTGTCCTACACTATGTCCTCAAGGCCCTGGCCTCACGGCGTCTGATGGCCGAGCAGCGTGCCTTCCAGGAGCTGGGCTTACAGATATTTGGATATCTGGCGTGGGACATTTGGGCACCACTTACGACGCGCTTTTTGCAGCTCGTGCGAAAGGACGAGGCCATGGCCCTCAATGCCCTTCAACGGGCGTATGTGGTGATGAGAACCCTGCGCAAGCTGGTGGTCTACGGCTGTGCCAAGCCGTACAAGTCCACGGATCACATGAACTTTGTGGAGCAGCTTTTCCAGCGGTTGCGACAGTGCCTCGAACTGCGCTATGAACTGAAAGTGGGATCGGCCACACCAGGCACTGCCACGATACTCACCGAATTGGAGCGCTTTGTGATTAAGATGATGAAGACCCTCAATGAACTGATGGAGCGGCATTCTGTGTCCTTTGCGAGGTTCGTTCCTGTGGCCCTGGAGTTCAGCTTCCACTATGTGTTCCACGAGGGCACCGCCCTCATTTTCGACGCCGGCGATCGCATTAACTTTAAAAACTTTGCCATACAGGCGCTGAACATGCTGAAAGGTATCATGCTGAGCGGCAACGATAGCATCAGTGCTCCGCCCGAAGGTGGTGCTCACATAGAGGATGAGCTGTTAGCCAGCGCTGCTCAAAGCCAAGCCAAGTTCTTCACAGCGGAGCGAGTGACCTACATCTGTGAGAAGATCGTGACGCACTATTTTCTGCTCACTCAACAGGAGCTGGAGGAGTGGCAGCAGGATCCAGAGGGCTATGACCAGGACGACGGCGGTGGTGATGCTTGGAAGTACGCCTTAAGGCCAAGCGTGGAGACCCTTTATTTCACATGTTTTACTCAGCATTCGCAAGTGATGATTCCGGAGGTGCTCCGTTTCGTAAGGCGTGCCCAGCAATTGCAGCTGACCCCGGAATCTGACCTGAAGGCCATTCTACTGAAAGACGCTATCTACAATGCCGTAGGCCAGGCAGCCTTTCATTTCTTTAACAAGCTGGACTTTGGCGCATGGCTGACATCCCAATTGCTTGCGGAGCTGCGCGTGGAAGCTCTGAACTTTCGGATCCTACGGCGTCGCATCATCTGGCTGGTAGGCCATTGGGTTGGCGTCCAGTTGCCCAGAGAACTGAGACCGCTGGCTTACGAAGCATGCCTGCATCTTCTCCGGCCGCAGGAGGACATGCCCACCAGGTTGGCCGCTGCCAGGACGTTGAATCTGTTGATCGACGATTTTGAGTTTATGCCGGAAGCGTTCCACCCGTATTTTCCATCCCTCTTCGAGGCCCTCTTTTTGCTGCTCCATGAGGCCGGCGAGTGCGACACCAAGATCGTGGTGCTGGGCACGATGACGCTACTTGTGGAGAAGATGAGCGAGTACATCGAGCCGCAGGCATTGCAGTTCATTGCGTATTTACCCCTCCTGTGGCGCGAGAGCGAGGAACACGACCTTCTGCGCTGCGCCATCATTGGCACCCTAGAGCAGCTGGTTCGAACGATACGGGATGTCCCAGAGCCCATGAAGCCCTTCCTCTACAGCGTGATCGAGCTGAGCACGGATCTTCAGGTGAGtgattttttatgtttaattccATATgctatacatttttttttatttatttacaataagAATTTTTACATAGTTGAGTCAGTTTTGAGTCCAGCGGGTAATACTGAGTATCCAGTTAGTAAAACTTGGAACGTATGTGTAGACTCCTGGCCCTCGACACAAGTAGTGACCATAGCTGACAATACCTAGCTGAACGGTGCGGGTTATGCGGCCATTTGACATTTTCCTCGACAGCGGACCGCCTGAGTCACCGCTACAGGTGTCCGCCCGCCATTGTCCAGCGCAGAACTGACCGTATGAAAGCGAAGTGCGCAGGGATCGCTCACAGTCGCTTTGGTCAAGCCTGATCAGGTTCACTGTTTGCAGAACTGTGGCGGTGTTGATTAGATCAATCTTACCCCATCCAGCGGCCTCGTAGGTGGAACTATAAGGTACTTGGCCTGGATCCCGGAACAGACAAATTGGTCGAATGAACACTGCAAATGAGAATAATAGTAAAGTAACTGTAATGCACACCGCTTAGTAGATCCGTTCATCCGTAGAGCAATATAAAATTGGGGATAAACTAAATTGATACATATGATGGCATCTAACATTTGTAAACGACGGTTCCATTTAGTTTAAGCAATCCAATGTCGTTGCGACTGTCTTGTCTTCCACCGAAGAATGTATGGATGTAGGCGTTCTCTACGCTGTACTCCTCATACGTCGGAATACAGAACTCAGATGTACAATCGATGCGTGTCGATGTGTCGTATTCCCCAAGGCGAACCGTTCTGTGTTTTAGaattaatttagtttaaaaatcaaatacgAGCTTATACTTTATACTAACAACAAATGGAAGCTGTGCAGGCAGTGCGCTGCGGTGAGTACAAACCCTAGGAAAATCATTGTTAAAAATACAATTCGTAAATCACAAATTTCCGAAGGTACAAACTTTTTGTGATCAATGTGCCTGTACAAACTAAAGACGAGTTTTTGTGCAAGTAGGCCAACCACGGATTAGATCCTATATCTGCAGTTCTACCTCCAACGATTCTATTCGTGGGCGGAAGATTGATGGTAGTTCCGCAATTGGGATCAATAAACTGGGCTCTTAGTTTTGGTGTTAGACAAACCAGAAAGGCGAAACTAGCAATCCACAGCGATTTCATCTTGAGGTCAACACTGGCTGTActgattatttttaatggtttAGCATTCATTCTTTCACAACAATCTTATCTGTAACTAAGCTAAAATATAGCATTTTATGAAACCGCAATGAGTAACAATACCTAACTTTTTTTCGCACAGCAACCCTCGCACGTCTACCTCATCGAAGATGGTATCATGCTCTGGCTGGCGGTGATTGGGAACTCGACTGCACTGACACCCGAACTACTTGGTCTGTGCGACCACCTTCTGCCTATTATCGAGATGTCATCGGAGAACCTGCGCACCGTGCTGCAGCTGATTCATGCCTATATACTGCTGGACGCTCAGGCCTATCTGAGTCGTTACGGTGAGGGTTTCGTGGCCTACTGCGTGCGCTCTTTCGAGGACATACGTGTGGAGGGAATAATTGCCATGCTGCGGATCATCGAGACATGCCTGAAAACGGACGCGGCGTTGGGACTGCGGCTGGTGCGCCCAGCACTGCCCTTTGTCTTCCAGCAGGTGTGCCTTAAGCAGGAGTATCCCATGACAATGGGATGGTATCTGACCATCGTGGCCCGCACCCTGCTCATTGACCAGTCTGTTTTCATGTCGGTGGTACAGCAATTGCCACAAGCGGACGCTTTGGCCCGCATCCTGGACGTTTGGATCGAGATGTTCCCAATGGTTCCCGACACGCACGCAGAGAAGAGAAAGCTCTTCTGCCTGGCCTTCGCCTCGATCTTTGGAAGCAATGAGCTGCTGCTTGCTCGCCTGCCACATATCCTGCAGCTGGTGGACGAAACGTTGGGCGAAGTGATGGACAAGCAGTACGCCGCCACCGAGGAGGGTGCGTCACAGGCCACGCCTCGCTTCTATGATTCATTGGTCATTCATGACGAACACGAGCTGGacgatctgcagcagcagctgggcAGTGGCGGCGGTGTCAGCGAGGAATTTCACACCAAGGGCTACCCGGCCAAGACCTATCACGACGACCGCCACAGGCAGTTGGTGCTCAAAGATCCCGTTTACAAGATCCCCCTTACCGAGTATCTCAAGTGGCAGCTGCAGTCGTTGCAGGCACAGCTGGGATCCCAGCGATATGAGCAGGTAATGTGCTCCGTGGTTCCCGAGGTACGGGAAAGGATTACCATGTACATAGAGCAGACTGTGCCCAAGGCCTGTGTGGTGTGCGCGGGCTCCGGCTCCGGATCGGGAGCGCCTGCGGACAGGACGCTCTCCGAACAGGTGGAGTCCGGCTGATTCCGGACTGCTGTGCTTTAAAAGCTTTCTACGCTAAGTTATTAATGTATTTTGtattgaaattatatatttttaattgttaaaaaCTATGTTCTACGCGTTAATCCACCGCCGGTCTGCGCTCCATTTTGCCTCTAAGCAGCGCACATATCGTTTCCTCCTTCTGCTGTAACTTATGACGCAACTTGTCCATTTCTTCTGCATTCCGGGCATGCAATCCGCGCAATTGTGACTCCTTGTGCTGGACAAGTACTTCCAGGCGGCGTACCGCCTCGTAGGTATCGCGCACCTCAGCCTGCCCTGCCTCCAGCTTTTGGGCCCACTGCAGCGCCATTCTCAGACGAGCCTTAAGCCGATCTCTGCTGTGCTTGGCTTTTTCCGTGCTGCGGACCAGTGAAGCTGCCCGTGCGGTGGTGGCTTGCAGCTGTTCCTGGAGGCAAGTTCGCTCTCTCGCATGCTCCTGCCGCAATTGCTCAAGCAGGGCTTTGCACTGATGCAGTGCCTCGGATTCGGCGGGAACTGGAGGAGCAACCGCAGCGGGCGCCGCCGATGAGGCACTTTTAAGCGCGGCTAGTTCGGATTTAGTTCGCGCGTAGGCCGCCTGCAGGTGATCCATGTCCAGGATCAGCGTCTGCATGCGCTGTTCGTAGCAGTGCATCACTTCCACCAGCTTCTCCTTGGCCAAGTCCGTCTTGCGAGTTTGCGCCTCCGCTTTGGAGCGGCATACTCCTAGTTGGGCCTGCAGACACACTCGCTCCTCTCGCCAGCCGCCGAGGTCACGACGCAGTTGCTCCTGGGACTGCAGCTGTTGGGCATTACATTTAGGTGGtgtgaatttaaatttggacgGTTGATTATTCGCCGCTTACCAGCTTTGTGTTCTCCTCCAGGGCTCGCTTTAGTTCCCCAGTGAAGTGCTCGAACTCTGTGTTATATTGAGCCAAAAGAGCGTCCTTATCCCTTAGAGATTCATCGTATGCCTGCAGGAGTGGTCCCAACGTGTGAGTGGGCAGTGGCGGATACGGAGCAGATGACGAGCTGACTTTCGTTGATCCTCCACAAGTGGGTGCACCCTCACCGAGACGCCGTTGATCCTGGTAACTCTCAATTTGCACGTTCAGCCTGAAGACGAGCGTCTTCAGCATGTCCACGTCGCCGGCTAATGTTCTATTCTGTGCAAGAACGGTGTCCAGTCGTTGGCCGAGCTGTTGACAGCGGCTGCAATTGGCAACCTGCTGCTCCGCCTCCGTAAGACGCCGCTCCAGCTGGCCGCTGTCCTTGCGTAGTTGGTCATTCTCCTTGGCGAATTGGTCGTTGTATCGATGCAGGGTGGCTAATCGCTGCACAAGCTGCTCCAACTGCTGGTCCTTGGCTTGCAACTGTTTCAGGATGGTTATTTGGGGATATGTGGACCAATCCGATGAGCTTACCAGCGAGTTAAACGAACGATCCTTTTTGCGATCTTTGTGGACAACACCCAAGTTATCCTGTCGCTTTACTTCCACCTCCACGCTTCGTGACCGACGATTAAAATTGCCCGACAGAGTTTGGAGAACCTTTCGGTTCTTTTTGGGATtttgatgatgctgctgctggttcgGATCTGGCTGATCCAGGTCCGTTATCATCACATTTCGCGTGCTCATTGTGGCAGCTTTGCTATACGAATCCGGACACTTTTTACCTGGGCTGCTTGTAAACAAAGTCAAAACCACACCCGCACTGAAGCCCGTGTCCTGGCCACGTTGCCATGGCTCCTGGTCGGGTGTTTGACCCcgttttttggccaactgacaGCCACCCTCTTCCGCAAAGGGTAACGCGCCCCCAAAAAATACCTGTATTGCGACCTCTTCTATTGAGAAACTACTCACCACTCACTCATTAatgtgataaaaaaaaaccaggtTATACAATCAATCAACGCAGAAGTGAATCATTTTtgaaaaagtgaatatttattttaacgggtatctgatagtcgagtcACTGGACACGggatttataatttttaatgtgtaGAAACTAAAAATAGCATGTGTTTTTCTTATCATGTGTTTTTTCCCAAGATTCTATTTGGtcacttttaaatatttgagaaAAGAGAACGCTATAGTTGAGTTTCTCGCTCTCATATCCTGAGTGAACAAGAATAAAGAAACGCTTCTTTCAACCTGTTTCATTCATTACGAATGTAAATTCCATCGAATCTACCATACCCTCTAAATTTccaagtaacgggtataaccacttatattcaaataattgCACATGTACATTTAAATCAAATCTAATTCTTGTAAAACGCTGAGAGATAGCTAAATGTGTTCTAGACCttgaatttaaaaagaaaaaggggTTTACTCATAAAGTTATTACGATTTCAGTGTATACCGACTATGTGTTGCCTCTAcaaataattttgaattttagaGATAAGGCTCTTAACAATTAAATGTACTTATAAAAACGATCGACTGTCAGCTCGGGCAGTTTGCTGACAGATCGTACAGATGTGGGGCGCTATTGCAGCGATCACAGCTCTGGCAATTGGAGTCCTCTGTTCTCTGGGCAATGGAGAGTACTTGGAACCGAGGTGCGGGCTAACTGCAAATACTATcgcttttaaaataattggtGGCAGAGATGCGATCATAAACTCAAATCCGTGGATGGCCTACATCCATTCCTCCGTCAAATTAATCTGCGGAGGAACTCTCATTACCCAGCGTAAGTATGTGCGGGTAGTCGAATATTGGAACGATGACCATAGATTCCTTCAACAGGGTTTGTCCTAACAGCAGCGCATTGTGTTAACGAAGGAAGTGCGGTGTAAGTATGGTCATCtctattttaatttagaattattaacatataaaatgcaatacaagctatttccaattgattttgtttgagCAGAAAGGTGCGACTCGGTGAGTACGATGATACTGCGACAGAGGACTGCAACAGCAAGATCTGCATCCCAAGGGCTGAGGAGCACGATGTGGACATGGCCTTCCGGCATGGAAAGTTCTCTGAGATCAAAAACCTGAACGACATCGCGCTCCTTCGCTTGGCCAAATTTGTGACTTTCAAAGGTGTGATTGATTGGAGTCGTACCAAAATACTCAGTATCGTTTTGCAGCTCACATCTCGCCCATTTGCATCATTTTGGGTACCTCCAAGAGGGAATTAGTCGATAGCATAGAATGGTTTGTTGCCACCGGTTGGGGCGAGACTAGAACACACAGGACACGAGGTGTTCTGCAGATCACCCAGCTCCAGCGCTATAATTCATCCCAGTGCATGCAAGCTCTTGGCAGGTTAGTGCAGCAGAACCAAATTTGCGCCGGACGCCTTGGATCCGATACGTGCAACGGAGACTCCGGCGGTCCGCTCTTCCAGACTGTGCGCCACATGGACAAAATGCGTCCCGTGCAATTCGGAGTCGTCAGCTACGGCAGCAGGGAGTGCTCCGGAATCGGTGTCTATACGGATGTGTACAGCTACGCCGATTGGATCGCAACCGTGGTGCAGCAGAACACCCATGTGCCCGCACCCATAATGCCAAACATTTAAtcttaaatttataattacaCCTAATTGTAAAATAGACAATAGTTGATTGATTTTCAATGCTGTTGtctttttaaatgaaaaatatataattttaaaaattgattgaaaaaattatttgctGTGGATTGAGTAACGCGATTAATTTCACGGAATTGCAACTGATTAATTCAGCTTTATTCCAATTTAATGATTAACACCAGTTGTTGTGGGTTCAGTAACCAAGATACCGTCTCGCAAAATGAGCATTTCTCTCGCATCGACTTCCATTTACATCTGCATGTGCGTCTGCCTGGTTCTCCAGGAGCAAGTGGCCGCCAACTTCCTGATTCCGTCCTGCGGAGTATCCTATGAGTCCAATGTGGCCACGAGAATAGTTCGCGGCAAGGAAGCTATGCTGAAATCGGCTCCATTTATGGCCTATTTGTACTACAGCTCCGAGATCCACTGCGGCGGAACGATCATCTCCAGTAGTTCGTATCTTGCAGCTATCTAATGACTACCTAAGTTAAGATTCATTCAATTGCAGGATATATTCTAACTGCAGCTCACTGTATGAGGCCGTATCTGTAAGTATGCCCCATTTGTACTGAGACATCAAATTGACAAGGTTTGTTTCATCCGATCTAGAAAGGTGCGACTGGGGGAACACGATATTACCAGAAATCCCGACTGCCAGGGTGGATCTTGTTCTCCCCCTGCCGAAGAATTTGACATCGTTTTGGCCACGAAGTACAAGCGCTTCGATCGCTTCCTGGCCAATGATATTGCTCTGCTCAAGCTCAGCAGGAACATTCGCTTTAATGGTGTGTAGGGATATGCACGTATGGCTCAATGATATTTAAATAGAACCATCTCTATTCGCAGTGCACATACAACCGATTTGCCTGATTCTCAATCCGGCGGCAGCGCCCAATGTGCACGAATTCCAGGCTTTCGGATGGGGCCAAACCGAAACCAATCATTCCGCCAATGTGTTGCAGACGACGGTTCTCACCCGCTATGACAACCGCCACTGCCGCTCGGTGCTGTCCATGCCAATCACAATTAATCAGCTTTGCGTCGGATTTCAGGGATCGGACACCTGCTCCGGTGACTCAGGTGGACCTCTGGTCACCAAGGTGAACTACGACGGAGTTTGGCGCTacttgcagttggggatcgtGAGCTTTGGCGACGACAAGTGCCAAAGTCCCGGAGTGTATACGTATGTTCCGAATTACATTAGATGGATCCGATACGTTATGCAGTCGAATGGATATTAATTAAACTATTCTAAAACTGTTAAAAGTAAAAGATATCTAGTAAAAAGTTGGTTAAGTTTTCTTGCTTTGGTTGCggtatccttttttttatccCATGACATTTGTTTACTCATAATGGCATTAGACTTTAAGAGAtacttatgtacatacgtagatTTCTTGGAATGATGATGATTGATTCCCATTAATGAGCTGATAAGAACTGCATTGAGTTTACTTAACCATCAACGTCAGTTGCATTCAGTTCAGTAGGCATAGAACAGTCACACTAAATGAAGACATCTCCAGCTTGGTTTGTCATCGCCATCTGCCTGATCCGCCAGCAGAGGATTGTGGACGCACAGTTCCTGAACCCGCTGTGCGGGGTTACCTATGAATCCCAAACGGCCATGAGGGTCGTGAACGGAAAGGAAGCTGTGATTAGATCTGCACCGTTCATGGTCTATGTGACCAACAATTCATTAACGCATTGTGGAGGATCGATCCTAAACTCAAGTTAGTTAATTAGTTATAAATGAACGTACATATAATATATCTGATTGGCTAATTTAACGTTTTTAAGGATACATACTTACTGCCGCCCACTGTGTTTTTCCCAATCTGTAAGTTTCCGTCTTTTACACAATATTATTTACTCAAGATTTTGATTTTGCGATTTAGAAGATTGCGACTGGGCGAACACAATATAAGAACGGATCCCGACTGCCAGGGATCGAATTGCTCTCCCCGTTCTGAGGAGTATGGCATCATGAAGGCAATAACCCATCGATTTTATAACGCTGCCAACCACGTCAACGACATAGCGCTGCTGAAATTGAACAGGAGTATTAATTTCAATGGTAAGTTGTTCCTGAATaaagatacccgttactcgtagggTAAAAAAGTATTCCACATTTGTAGAAAGTATGGTAGAAGGGTTGAGAAGAAAGGATCACTAATCGGGGTGATCTTTTCATGGCCATCCGTTTGTCCGTCCGTataaacgtcgagatctcaggaactataaaagctagaaagcAGAACGTTTCCACGTCCACAGGAAACtcatcaatttttttttgccaatttctatcgacATTTTTGCCAACGATTTTAAAGTTTTCtccgagtaacgggtatacgATAGTCAAGTAGCTCGACTATAGCTACCTCTTTTgtcttaacatgattccattacCCAGTTCATATCCAGCCCATTTGCATACTCCTAAATCCCGCTAGTGCGCCCAGTGTGGCTACATATCAGACCTTCGGCTGGGGAGAGACCAAAAAAAATGGGTTTCCCCATTTGCTGCAGACCGCGGAACTTAGGGCATACGACGCCGCATACTGCAGCCGGAGTTTTCATGCGTATATGAACGGAAACCAGATTTGCGCCGGCCATGAAGAACGGGATACCTGTGCCGGCGACTCCGGCGGACCTCTGGTGACCAGGGTCGATTTCGATGGAGTTAAACGCTACCTGCAGCTGGGCATCGTGAGCTATGGTCCAACGGATTGTCAAAGCCCCGGAGTTTATACATATGTGCCAAATTACATTAATTGGATTAGAAGGGCAATgctaattaattgaaattaaatgctGTGCATAGTTATATATACTACAGATCTAATGAATAAAGAACGCATTTATTCGACAAACTCCTTATCGGTGATTTAATGTTTACTTGTTTGGAATTTATTCAGCAAACatgatttttgaaaataaatatgttgtATACTACAATTTAATTGTATAAATTCGGTAAGCTCACAAAGCCTCGCAAAGTTCTACCATGCGATTGCCATCATTCGCAGTAAAATGTTGTTGTGCCTTCCAGTGAATCACCTCATAAGCCGTCGTTTCAAATCGCTGATAAGGCCTGAAGAGAAACTAAAAATGCGCTCAATACGAAaagatttcattaaatttcagTATGAATGCGCTGATTCGATCGGAATGAACGCCACATTAACTATATCGTTGCTCGCCAGTTATATGCTTGTTATATATTCCGATTCTGTATCGGCAAATTATCTTTACGAGCAATGCGGTCTTATGCGAGAAGAGTTTTCAACATCTTTGGGTCCCTGGACAGCTCTACTGCACACGGATGGTAGTATCTTTTGTGCCGGAACGCTGATAACTGATGGTATTCACTACATGGAACATaccatatttaatatttatgtaaataacaatgcatttgttttcagttttcataCTGACTGCAGCGAGCTGTATTCGACCAAACGCCGTGTAagttatttaatataattttatatttcgcTAAAGTCAACTTATTCTTGTGCTCGCAGTAAAGTTCGTTTGGGAGAGTTTGGCAGATATCCCAATGAATTGCCAGAAGATCATTTGGTGCACTATTTTCTGATGTATCGGCTTTTCAACAATGAATCGCTAGCCAATAACATCGGTCTACTGAAATTAACCAAAAGAGTGCAAATTACAGGTGTGTATTTGCTTATTTAAGGCtgtatacaatatacaaatatttcctaaccgaatttttttgttttcccagaCTACATTATGCCGGTTTGCATTGTCCTCAACCCGCAGAATCAGCAGCTATCGACTATGCGATTCATCGGAAATGCCTGGATGGAAGACAGCAATGTGTCCTTAACCAAGGAGTTACGACCCATTGTCATCCAGAGTAAGCCGAAGATGTGCACTAACCTTGACTTGTACACCCAGTTTTGTGCTGGCCACCAGGGCAATTTGAGGTCATGCGACGGCCTCACCGGCTCGGCACTGATCCAGAATTCTAGATATATGAA
The sequence above is drawn from the Drosophila melanogaster chromosome 2R genome and encodes:
- the CG30082 gene encoding uncharacterized protein; translation: MKSLWIASFAFLVCLTPKLRAQFIDPNCGTTINLPPTNRIVGGRTADIGSNPWLAYLHKNSSLVCTGTLITKRFVLTAAHCLHSFHLLTVRLGEYDTSTRIDCTSEFCIPTYEEYSVENAYIHTFFGGRQDSRNDIGLLKLNGTVVYKLFIRPICLFRDPGQVPYSSTYEAAGWGKIDLINTATVLQTVNLIRLDQSDCERSLRTSLSYGQFCAGQWRADTCSGDSGGPLSRKMSNGRITRTVQLGIVSYGHYLCRGPGVYTYVPSFTNWILSITRWTQN
- the CG30087 gene encoding uncharacterized protein, producing the protein MKTSPAWFVIAICLIRQQRIVDAQFLNPLCGVTYESQTAMRVVNGKEAVIRSAPFMVYVTNNSLTHCGGSILNSRYILTAAHCVFPNLRLRLGEHNIRTDPDCQGSNCSPRSEEYGIMKAITHRFYNAANHVNDIALLKLNRSINFNVHIQPICILLNPASAPSVATYQTFGWGETKKNGFPHLLQTAELRAYDAAYCSRSFHAYMNGNQICAGHEERDTCAGDSGGPLVTRVDFDGVKRYLQLGIVSYGPTDCQSPGVYTYVPNYINWIRRAMLIN
- the Cep89 gene encoding centrosomal protein 89kDa; the encoded protein is MSTRNVMITDLDQPDPNQQQHHQNPKKNRKVLQTLSGNFNRRSRSVEVEVKRQDNLGVVHKDRKKDRSFNSLLQAKDQQLEQLVQRLATLHRYNDQFAKENDQLRKDSGQLERRLTEAEQQVANCSRCQQLGQRLDTVLAQNRTLAGDVDMLKTLVFRLNVQIESYQDQRRLGEGAPTCGGSTKVSSSSAPYPPLPTHTLGPLLQAYDESLRDKDALLAQYNTEFEHFTGELKRALEENTKLLQSQEQLRRDLGGWREERVCLQAQLGVCRSKAEAQTRKTDLAKEKLVEVMHCYEQRMQTLILDMDHLQAAYARTKSELAALKSASSAAPAAVAPPVPAESEALHQCKALLEQLRQEHARERTCLQEQLQATTARAASLVRSTEKAKHSRDRLKARLRMALQWAQKLEAGQAEVRDTYEAVRRLEVLVQHKESQLRGLHARNAEEMDKLRHKLQQKEETICALLRGKMERRPAVD
- the CG30088 gene encoding uncharacterized protein, translating into MSISLASTSIYICMCVCLVLQEQVAANFLIPSCGVSYESNVATRIVRGKEAMLKSAPFMAYLYYSSEIHCGGTIISSRYILTAAHCMRPYLKVRLGEHDITRNPDCQGGSCSPPAEEFDIVLATKYKRFDRFLANDIALLKLSRNIRFNVHIQPICLILNPAAAPNVHEFQAFGWGQTETNHSANVLQTTVLTRYDNRHCRSVLSMPITINQLCVGFQGSDTCSGDSGGPLVTKVNYDGVWRYLQLGIVSFGDDKCQSPGVYTYVPNYIRWIRYVMQSNGY
- the Impbeta11 gene encoding importin beta11, translating into MEMATGAVSGAAAAGAGASVEQLVAQTLQAATNPSHEIVQKAEAQLREWEQQPGFFPTIARLSMRRGGGGDVVSSTEDSEVKVRWMAAVYLKNGVERYWRPNSRQELPAEQKQQIREVLLRHYDAEEVPQVALQVAVLLGRLARTDYPRFWPDLLPTLMKQLQSCGTDGDSALQQRILIVLHYVLKALASRRLMAEQRAFQELGLQIFGYLAWDIWAPLTTRFLQLVRKDEAMALNALQRAYVVMRTLRKLVVYGCAKPYKSTDHMNFVEQLFQRLRQCLELRYELKVGSATPGTATILTELERFVIKMMKTLNELMERHSVSFARFVPVALEFSFHYVFHEGTALIFDAGDRINFKNFAIQALNMLKGIMLSGNDSISAPPEGGAHIEDELLASAAQSQAKFFTAERVTYICEKIVTHYFLLTQQELEEWQQDPEGYDQDDGGGDAWKYALRPSVETLYFTCFTQHSQVMIPEVLRFVRRAQQLQLTPESDLKAILLKDAIYNAVGQAAFHFFNKLDFGAWLTSQLLAELRVEALNFRILRRRIIWLVGHWVGVQLPRELRPLAYEACLHLLRPQEDMPTRLAAARTLNLLIDDFEFMPEAFHPYFPSLFEALFLLLHEAGECDTKIVVLGTMTLLVEKMSEYIEPQALQFIAYLPLLWRESEEHDLLRCAIIGTLEQLVRTIRDVPEPMKPFLYSVIELSTDLQQPSHVYLIEDGIMLWLAVIGNSTALTPELLGLCDHLLPIIEMSSENLRTVLQLIHAYILLDAQAYLSRYGEGFVAYCVRSFEDIRVEGIIAMLRIIETCLKTDAALGLRLVRPALPFVFQQVCLKQEYPMTMGWYLTIVARTLLIDQSVFMSVVQQLPQADALARILDVWIEMFPMVPDTHAEKRKLFCLAFASIFGSNELLLARLPHILQLVDETLGEVMDKQYAATEEGASQATPRFYDSLVIHDEHELDDLQQQLGSGGGVSEEFHTKGYPAKTYHDDRHRQLVLKDPVYKIPLTEYLKWQLQSLQAQLGSQRYEQVMCSVVPEVRERITMYIEQTVPKACVVCAGSGSGSGAPADRTLSEQVESG
- the Erasp gene encoding endoplasmic reticulum stress-associated serine protease; this translates as MWGAIAAITALAIGVLCSLGNGEYLEPRCGLTANTIAFKIIGGRDAIINSNPWMAYIHSSVKLICGGTLITQRFVLTAAHCVNEGSAVKVRLGEYDDTATEDCNSKICIPRAEEHDVDMAFRHGKFSEIKNLNDIALLRLAKFVTFKAHISPICIILGTSKRELVDSIEWFVATGWGETRTHRTRGVLQITQLQRYNSSQCMQALGRLVQQNQICAGRLGSDTCNGDSGGPLFQTVRHMDKMRPVQFGVVSYGSRECSGIGVYTDVYSYADWIATVVQQNTHVPAPIMPNI